The Bryobacteraceae bacterium genomic sequence TTCTGTTCCTTGGCGTCCTCTACCACTTGAAGCACCCGCTACTTGCCCTCGAGAAGGTGTGCGCAGTCACACGCGACCTGTGTGTCGTCGAAACCCATGTCGCCAACGCGGTTGAGTGGTCGCGCGGGGAGACGAGAACCTACCCGTGGATCGATATCTACGAGTACGACGAACTCGGCGGGCAGCTGGACAACTGGTGCGGACCCTCCATTGAGGCCGTTCAGGCCCTGATCCGCATGGCCGGTTTCGCGTCCGCCGAGTTGCTCGATGTCTGCGACAACGCCGTCAGGTTCGCCGCCCGCCGGCATTGGCAGCACCTGCCGCCGAACACCGCGACGCCGGTAAGACTCCACGGACTCAGTTCGCACTGGAACCGCGGCAGGAGCTTCCGCTCAGATCGGGAAGAGTATCTTGCCCTCTGGTGCGAATGGGCCGGCGAAGCGCCGCCGATTACGTCCGTCTACCCGGAGATTGGGGGCTTCGGAGTCGCGCCGCTGTCCGCCGCGATGAGGCCGGAAGGCCTGCTGGTGAGCGTTCGCTTGCCACCGGGACTGCCGGCCGGCTCTCACGCGGCGCGCCTGAAAATCGGGGAACACGGTTGGTCCAACGCCGTTGAGTTCCACGTCGACCTGCCAGCGATTCCCGCCCCGGTCACGCTCGCGGGGATCGACGACGGCGTCACCTGGCAGCACGACCAAGTCGAGTGGGAACACGGAGGCTGGATGACGTTGTGGGCAAGCGGCCTGACGCCCGAGGCCGATCCCGGGAACACGTACGTTGAGATCGATGGCATCCCGCACGATCCCGCAGCCGTATCTCACGGCCAGGGTCAGATCAACGTCCGGCTCCGTCCGATCATCGGACCCGGAGAGCACACCGCTGCGATCATCCACCGTGGAGCCCGTTCGGCATCGCGCCGGTTCCGGGTGACGGGTGGCCCGCCGCCGGTGCTCCCCACCCCGACCCCACGCTAGAATATCCATGGCGCTCCATGCACAAGCTCCTTCTCCATAACGGCCGGATCGTACCCACTTCGGAACGCGGCATCTCGCCGGGCCAGGTGGGCTTCCTAAACGGCTGGGGTGTTTTTTCCACGATCCGCGTGGTCGACGGGGTCCTGTTCGCTTTTGAGCGGCACTGGGCCCGGATGTCGCGCGATGCCGAGCTGCTGCACGTCCCGATGCCCGCCCGCGACGCGTTCCACGCCGACCTCCTGCGCCTCATCAATGCGAATGACGCCCGCAACGCCACGCTCCGCACGGCGGTGGTCCGCAACCGGGGCGGGTTCTTCGAGGGCGAAGGGATCGAGTCGGATTTCGACGTGGTCGCCTTCACCACCGGTCTGAACCGCTGGGGCGAAAGCGTCGCGCTCGGCGTTCAGGCGGACGCCCGTCACGGGTCATCCCCGTTTGCGGGCACGAAAGTAACTTCCTGGGTGCAGAACCTCACCTTCCTCGAGAACGCCCGGGCCCAGGGGTACGACGAAGTGGTGCTGCTCGACGAGCACGGCCGGGTGAGCGAGTGTACGTCAGCCAACATTTTCGCCGAGGTCCGGACGGGGGAAGTTTACACTCCGCCGCTGTTTTCCGGGTGTCTGCCGGGCGTGACGCGTGCGATCCTGCTCGAAGAAATCCGGGCGGACCAGTACGAGATCCGCGAAAAGCACCTCTCGCTCGACGACCTCTACGCCGCGCCTTCGGTTTTCATCACTTCGACGACGCGCGAACTGCTTCCGGTGGCCGCCATCGCCGGACGGCCGCTCCTCCGTACGGGCAACGCAGCCTGGGACTTACAGGCGGCCTTTTCCAGTTACATGCGGGCTTACGCAGCCAAAACGTCGCCGGTTGGTACGCACTAAGTCCCTCGCTCTATTGCGCCGTAGGAAAGGCAGTACTATTATTAGAATTTGTAAGCGTCCCGATGCTCTCGATCTGCCCAAAGTGCGGCTCCGACAACACGCGCATGTCCCGGAGGAAGGGATTTTGGAACCGCCTCGCCAGTCTTTGCGGTTTCCTCGTCCTTTGCTGCCGCGATTGCGGCTGCCGGCACGAAATCCCCTTTTGGGGGATCGGACGGTATGCCCGCTGCCCGCACTGCCTGCGCGAGGACCTCAGCGACTGGTCCGAACCCTACCGTCTCCCCAACCGCTTCTTTCGCGCTCTGCGCTACTTCGGCGCCCGCGAACACCGCTGCGCCCCGTGCCGGATCAACTTCGTGAGCTTCCGCCCGCGGCGAGCCGCCTACGTGCCCTCGTGGCGCCGTCCCGAGTCGCATGAGCGCTCCGCCGCGCCCGCTTCCGCAACCCAACCCGACGTCTCCCAACTGGCCCGCTGACCCCGCCCGGATCCTCATTCGCGCCACCAACTGGGTGGGCGACGCGGTGATGTCACTGCCGGCTATTCGTGCCGTCCGCGAGCGTTTCCCCGTCGCTCACGTGGCGCTGATCGGATTTCCGTGGGTCTGGGAGTTGTACGCGCGGGAGACGTTCCTCGACGAGTTCGTCCCGCTCACTGGCAGGCGCGGGTGGCGGGATTTCGGCGTCAAGTTCGAACTCGCATCTGAGCTGCGGCGGCGCCGGTTCGACATGGCGCTGCTGCTGCCGAATTCCTTCGAATCGGCCGCCCTGGCCTACGCGGCGGGCGTGCCGGACCGTTGCGGCTACGATCGGGACGGGCGTGGGGCCCTGCTTTCCCACCCGGTTCCCCGCCCCCGGCCGGGCGAGACGCCGCGCCACGAGTCGTTCTACTATCTGGAGTTGCTGCGGCGGCTCGGCTGGATTCCGGCTTTGCCGCCGCCCGGGGAGATCCTGTTCGAGAATCGCGATGCGATGGCGGTGGCGGGCGGGGCGAAGCTCGCGGTGGCCGGTTTCGGCGGCGAGGTAGTTGGCGTCTGTCCCGGGGCGGCGTTCGGTACGGCGAAACGGTGGCTCCCGGAGCGTTTCGCGGAGGCCGCGCGGCGGGTGATGGACGCAACCGGCGCGGACGCCGCGGTTTTCGGGACCCCGGCCGAGCGCGACGTATGTGAGACGGTTGCGAGGGCGATCGGCTCTCGGGCGCGCAACCTGGCCGGCAGCACGTCGCTTGCCGACTTCATCGAAATGGCCGCCGCCTGCCTATTGTTTCTGACGAACGATTCGGGGTCGATGCACGTCGCCTCGGCGGCGGGCACGCCTACGGTGGCGATCTTCGGCGCGACGGACGCCACGGCTACCGGGCCTTCGAGCGCACGGGCCGTGGTTGTGTCGCGAAAAGTCGAGTGCAGCCCGTGCCTGCTACGGGAATGCCCGATCGACCATCGCTGCATGCTCGCCGTGGAACCGGCGACAGTGGCGGAGACCGCGCTGAACCTGCTCAAATAAGACGAGTTGGATACGAGGGTGAAAATCGTAGCGGGCGCCGCGCCGCGCCTGGAACCAGGGACTGTTTTCGTGCGCGGCTATTTCGATCCACTGCTTTCTGCGCACGTAGAGGCGCTCCGGCGGCACAAAACGGCCGCGCCGCTGGCGGTACTGCTCGAAGATCCGGAAGCGCCGCTGCTGCCGCGGCAGGCGCGCGCAGAGCTGTTGGCCGCGCTCGATCTCGTCGACTACGTACTCCTCGACTCGAACGTACCCGGCGCCGCAACGGCGGCCGACCTCTGCGGAGACGATCTCGCCCGGCGCGATGCGCTCATTCACCATGTCGCCTCCAGGCACGGGAGGCTCTGACCGGAAGTGCGGGTTCTCTTGGTTCGACTTGGGGCAATGGGCGATATTATCCACGCGCTGCCCGCCGCGGCCACCATCCGCACTGCGATCGGCGATTGCGCGCTCACGTGGATGGTGGAGCCGAAGTGGGCGCCGCTGCTCGAGGGCAATCCGTACGTCGACGCCGTGCTGCCGTTCGACCGGCGGTCACTGGGCGGCCTCGCGAGCGCAGTGCGGCAGCTTCGCGCCGGAGGATTCGAACTCGCGCTGGACTTGCAGGGGCTGATCAAGTCCGCCATCGCCGGCGCCATCGCGCGGCCGGACCGGATTTTCGGCCTGCATCGGTCACTCGTTCGGGAGCGCCCGGCGGCATTCTTTTATTCGACCGAGGTGCGGTCCGAGGCGGCGCATGTGGTCGACCGTTACCTCGACGTGGCGCTGGCGGCCGGGGGCGGGCGACCGGCAAAGCTTTTCCCCATCCCGGCGGGGGCGGCGGAAGGCCAGTTGCCAGCCGGGCGATTCGTGCTCGGGTGCCCGTTCGCCGGGTGGCGTTCGAAGCAATGGCCGCTCGAACATTGGGCGGCGCTCGGCGAGCGGCTACAGGCCGTGGGCGTGCCGCTGGTGCTGAATGGGCCACCGTCGGAAGCGGCGGCGCTGGCCGGGGTGGCGCATACGCAGGCGCACACGTCCGGGCTTCCGGGATTGATCGACGCGACGCGGAAGGCCACCGGCGTGGTGGGCGTGGACAGCGGGCCGCTGCACCTGGCGGCGGCGCTCGAGAGGCCCGGAGTAGCGATCTTCGGGCCAACGGATCCGGCGCGGAACGGCCCCTACGGCGGAGCCATCCGCGTGCTGCGCGCCACCGATGCGGAGACCACGTATAGGCGCGGCGCCGAAATCGCCACTTCGATGCGCGCCATCGATCCTGATTCCGTGTTTGAAACGTTAACCGCCGCCGTAGCCGCCGAGAGAGACAGCCTGAGCCGATGACGCCGCATCCACATACCCGCTACCGCCGCTACTGGTTTCCGAAGCACTATGCCGACGAAGTGCAGCGGTTACGCGTCCCGCTCGGATTCGTGATGGTTGCGATCTTCGCGTGGCGCGCGGATCCGCAGTCGTGGTCGTTAATCGCGGGCGGCGGGATCGCGGCGATCGGGCTGCTGCTCCGGGCGTGGGCGGCCGGGCATCTGGCGAAGAATCAGATTCTCGCCACCACCGGACCGTTCGGGCACGTGCGGAATCCGCTCTACATCGGGACGCTGACCGTGGCGATGGGAGTGGCGCTCGCCGCGCGGGAGGTGTGGTTGGCGATTCTGTTCGCGGCGGCGTTCGTGTTCGTGTATCTGCCGGCCGTGGAGTTGGAGGAACAGCACCTGCGAGCTCTGTTTTCCGACTATGCGGACTACGCGGAGGAGGTGCCGATGCTGGCGCCGCGCTGGAAGACGGCTTATGGCGGCGGACGGTTCCGGTGGGCGCTTTGGGCGCGGAATCAGGAATACCAGGCCCTGCTCGGGCTGAGCGCGGGATTCGCGTACCTGGCCTGGAGAGCGGGCGTGTTGGCGGCTCCCTGGTAGGGTTCGGCGCTCCAGCACCGGTTCCAGGAATTCCGAGCCAACAGGAGGCGGGCGGCCCCATCGGGCTTTGTAGCTTCGAACAGACAAGTTCGTGAGCCTGCCCGGCCCTCCACGCTAACGCGTTTGTCGTGCTGGCTCACTCTGTAGACCATCTTGGCGCCATGCGTAGCCCGCAGAGATTCGATTGGACCACTCTCCGTGTTCATACGGATGTGAACCTGTCCGTCCTCGCCGATGAGCACGTCCACCGGACCTGAGAAGGCGTCCTGCCGCACGGCCCCTTCCGCCGCCGCGAGCAGTTCTTCAGCGTTTCTCCAGAAACCGTTGTCGCGATCTGGCCGGGCTGCCCTCACAAAGTAGCTCATCGGCCAGCCGGTGGAACCCATGAGATGTTTGGGAGAATGGGTTCGACACGCCTTATGCATTTTCTGCCGCGCTTCGCGCTGCCGCTCGTGGCGTCCGCGATGCTCGCCGCGGCCCCCCCTGCCGCCGAGCAGATCCAGGCGCTCATAGACGCGCATCCGCCCGTCCAGCGTGGACAGTGGGGAGCTCTGTTCGTGGATCTTCGCTCCGGCGAGGTCCTCTTCTCTCAAAACGCGGATTCGCTGTTCACCCCTGCCAGCAACGCCAAGCTTCTCTCCTCGGCCGCCGTGCTCGACAAGCTCGGTCCCGGGTTCCGCTTCGTAACCCGGCTCTGCGCCACGGCCCCGCTGAACAATGACGGCGTGCTCGCCGGCGACCTCATCCTTCGCGGCGGCGGCGACCCCACGCTCGGACGCGCACGGGTGCCCTACGACGCCAAGGCTCCGCCGGC encodes the following:
- a CDS encoding class I SAM-dependent methyltransferase yields the protein MTPEEQAARRAERKSNPALAVLQSTGLYHSFRLPDGSILEGANSLERLERRAASYPIPVELRGKAVLDIGPWDGFFTFDMERRGASVTAIDYVDLDSFRAIAALMNSRARYERMEVYQLDPGVHGTFDYVLFLGVLYHLKHPLLALEKVCAVTRDLCVVETHVANAVEWSRGETRTYPWIDIYEYDELGGQLDNWCGPSIEAVQALIRMAGFASAELLDVCDNAVRFAARRHWQHLPPNTATPVRLHGLSSHWNRGRSFRSDREEYLALWCEWAGEAPPITSVYPEIGGFGVAPLSAAMRPEGLLVSVRLPPGLPAGSHAARLKIGEHGWSNAVEFHVDLPAIPAPVTLAGIDDGVTWQHDQVEWEHGGWMTLWASGLTPEADPGNTYVEIDGIPHDPAAVSHGQGQINVRLRPIIGPGEHTAAIIHRGARSASRRFRVTGGPPPVLPTPTPR
- a CDS encoding aminotransferase class IV, which codes for MHKLLLHNGRIVPTSERGISPGQVGFLNGWGVFSTIRVVDGVLFAFERHWARMSRDAELLHVPMPARDAFHADLLRLINANDARNATLRTAVVRNRGGFFEGEGIESDFDVVAFTTGLNRWGESVALGVQADARHGSSPFAGTKVTSWVQNLTFLENARAQGYDEVVLLDEHGRVSECTSANIFAEVRTGEVYTPPLFSGCLPGVTRAILLEEIRADQYEIREKHLSLDDLYAAPSVFITSTTRELLPVAAIAGRPLLRTGNAAWDLQAAFSSYMRAYAAKTSPVGTH
- the waaF gene encoding lipopolysaccharide heptosyltransferase II; this encodes MSAPPRPLPQPNPTSPNWPADPARILIRATNWVGDAVMSLPAIRAVRERFPVAHVALIGFPWVWELYARETFLDEFVPLTGRRGWRDFGVKFELASELRRRRFDMALLLPNSFESAALAYAAGVPDRCGYDRDGRGALLSHPVPRPRPGETPRHESFYYLELLRRLGWIPALPPPGEILFENRDAMAVAGGAKLAVAGFGGEVVGVCPGAAFGTAKRWLPERFAEAARRVMDATGADAAVFGTPAERDVCETVARAIGSRARNLAGSTSLADFIEMAAACLLFLTNDSGSMHVASAAGTPTVAIFGATDATATGPSSARAVVVSRKVECSPCLLRECPIDHRCMLAVEPATVAETALNLLK
- a CDS encoding glycosyltransferase family 9 protein, giving the protein MGDIIHALPAAATIRTAIGDCALTWMVEPKWAPLLEGNPYVDAVLPFDRRSLGGLASAVRQLRAGGFELALDLQGLIKSAIAGAIARPDRIFGLHRSLVRERPAAFFYSTEVRSEAAHVVDRYLDVALAAGGGRPAKLFPIPAGAAEGQLPAGRFVLGCPFAGWRSKQWPLEHWAALGERLQAVGVPLVLNGPPSEAAALAGVAHTQAHTSGLPGLIDATRKATGVVGVDSGPLHLAAALERPGVAIFGPTDPARNGPYGGAIRVLRATDAETTYRRGAEIATSMRAIDPDSVFETLTAAVAAERDSLSR
- a CDS encoding methyltransferase; this translates as MTPHPHTRYRRYWFPKHYADEVQRLRVPLGFVMVAIFAWRADPQSWSLIAGGGIAAIGLLLRAWAAGHLAKNQILATTGPFGHVRNPLYIGTLTVAMGVALAAREVWLAILFAAAFVFVYLPAVELEEQHLRALFSDYADYAEEVPMLAPRWKTAYGGGRFRWALWARNQEYQALLGLSAGFAYLAWRAGVLAAPW